A window of Paenibacillus polygoni contains these coding sequences:
- a CDS encoding LLM class flavin-dependent oxidoreductase: protein MNTESQTQSKSLKDIPFSILDLATVTEGSDIRTALQNSLDIAKLADEVGYNRFWLAEHHNMPGIASSATSVVIGHIAGGTKRIRVGSGGVMLPNHAPLVIAEQFGTLESLFPGRIDLGLGRAPGSDQLTSRALRRGPGSDGQDFPQRLEELQNYFHPTSSSSMQVHAYPGRDLDIPIWLLGSSGFSAELAGRKGLPFSFASHFAPDYLLPALDIYRSSFRPSEVLDKPYAMVALNAFVADTDEEAHYLSTSHKKQFLNMIRGRFGLMQPPVKELDWNMQEKAIVQNQLSYSVIGSKDSVREQLERFLAQTGADEFMMTTPIYDHQARLHSIKLLGELMNK from the coding sequence ATGAATACTGAATCACAAACACAAAGCAAATCGTTAAAAGATATCCCCTTCTCGATCCTTGACCTAGCCACCGTTACAGAAGGCTCCGATATCCGGACGGCACTACAAAATTCCTTGGATATTGCAAAACTAGCTGATGAAGTGGGTTATAACCGCTTCTGGCTTGCAGAGCATCACAACATGCCGGGGATCGCAAGTTCAGCTACTTCGGTTGTCATCGGTCATATCGCAGGCGGAACCAAACGAATTCGCGTTGGCTCTGGAGGCGTAATGCTTCCTAACCATGCTCCGCTTGTGATTGCCGAACAGTTCGGTACACTCGAATCTCTATTTCCTGGACGGATTGATCTTGGACTTGGCCGCGCGCCTGGATCTGATCAACTGACTTCTCGCGCCTTGCGCCGGGGACCTGGCAGTGACGGACAAGATTTTCCGCAGCGTCTTGAAGAACTGCAGAATTACTTCCATCCGACTTCAAGCTCATCTATGCAAGTGCATGCCTATCCTGGACGAGACTTAGATATTCCGATTTGGCTGCTTGGTTCGAGCGGTTTCAGTGCAGAACTTGCCGGACGAAAAGGACTCCCATTCTCTTTTGCGAGCCATTTCGCTCCAGATTACTTACTGCCTGCGCTTGATATTTACCGGTCAAGCTTTAGACCATCTGAAGTGCTGGATAAGCCTTATGCGATGGTTGCTCTAAACGCTTTTGTGGCTGATACGGATGAAGAAGCTCATTACTTATCCACTTCACATAAAAAACAATTCCTTAATATGATCCGTGGACGCTTTGGACTCATGCAGCCACCGGTGAAAGAACTCGATTGGAACATGCAAGAGAAAGCGATCGTCCAAAATCAACTCAGCTATTCGGTGATTGGCAGTAAGGACAGTGTTCGCGAACAACTTGAACGTTTCCTTGCTCAAACGGGTGCGGACGAGTTCATGATGACTACACCGATCTATGATCATCAAGCGAGACTCCACTCGATCAAATTGCTTGGAGAACTGATGAACAAATAA